The genome window ACTTTAAGGGTACACGTCACTCCGCAGCTGTTTTGGTGTTCTATTGGGTATACACTTTCTGGTATGGATGGAGATTCCATGCCAGATTTTTTTATACAAAAAAGAGGACATTTGCTGTCCCCTCGTTATACAATCAATTCACTACAAAAATCATGAAAGAAGGTTAAACAAATGTCCCATAATGATTCTATCCTAAATATTCTTGGAATTAAAGATAAAAATATTAAAATTATTTCTGTTGAAGAAGCTGAACACAACGATGATTCTGTTAAAGAGTATATAACACTAATAACAGCTACTCTTTCCTATCCGATTAATCGTTGTCGTAACTGTGGCTTTCCTACAGTTAATAAGGATGGCTTTCGCAAAACTCATGTACGACTGGCTAGTTTAAACGGGAGAAGATATGAATTAGAGCTTCGTAAACAACGCTATAAATGTAAATCATGCCATACTACTTTTGGTGTTATTACCAATTTAACCAAAGAAAATCAAACCCTATCCAGTAATCTTAAAAATCAAATCATGCTTTGGGCTCGTAAAGGACTATCTGGTCAGCTAATTGCTGAAATGTGTCACTGCTCTCCTAGCAGTGTTCGTCGAACAATTTTAGAGCGCATGGAACCACACTATCGTGTAGCTAAGTTGCCTAAGCATCTATGTTTTGACGAGTTTCGTTCAACTAAGTCTGTGATGTCCTTTATCTGTTGTGACGCTGAAACCCACCAAATTATCACAAAGTTACAGGATCGTCTATCACCTACCATTATTGATTATTTTGAAAGTCGTTATTCAAAAGCCGAACGCGAATGCGTCCAATCAGTTGTGATTGATTTAAATGCTCAATATCAAAGCTTTATCTATCGCCTTTTCCCTAATGCCAGCATTATTATTGATCGTTTCCATCTTGTGCAATTAGCTGGTCGCGCTTTGGACAATTGTCGTATTTCTATCCTAAAACAACTTGATAAACAGAGCCGAGAATATAAAATTATGAAGTCACATTGGAAGCTATTCCATAAAAAAGCTGAAGATCTTCACCCTGAAGAAGTAGTTTTTCTTCGCGGCGTTAAGCAATATATGACTCGCCAAAATGCTGTTGATCTCATTACTAGTAAATTTTCCAAGTTTGCTGAAGTATACCAAACTTACCAAGATATCACGAAAGCCCTAAACGAGCGCAATAGTGAATTACTAGAGTCAACCATCTTAGACTACCAAAAAACCAATACAGAAATGGATACCGCTATCCAAACCCTTCGTCAAAACAGAAAATATGTCTTAAATAGTGCTAAATTTGAATACTCTAATGTTCCTTTAGAAGGCATCAATCGCAAAATCAAAACTCTAAAACGAACTTGTTATGGTTTTGCCAATCAAAAATTTTTCTTTTTAAGAATCGATTGTATTTTTTCGTAAAAAAATACCCCCTACATTTTCGTAGGAAGTATTTTTAGTCAACCATACCAGTTGACAGATATCCGTTCTATTCAGCAAGTCTACCGACGACTGGCAGATCCTTTAATACCCGTTTACCATGGGGTGACTTTTCAAGCAAAACGTCTGTCAAGTCCTGGCCGGCCAAGTTTCCATGGTGGCGGCCACCCTGCCAGGCTGGTTTAGCAGAGACGTCATAGATTACACCTTCAACTGCTACGTAGGCAGGTTGACCAGCTTGGCCATTGTACTTTGCTAGTTCATCCCTCGTCATTACCTTATCAGCCATCATGATGACCTCCTTTAATTTTGGTAATTAAACCGTACCATGAACCCTGGCTCTTTGTCAATCGGTAAGGATGAAGAGAATTTGGAGAACTATACTAAGCTACTTTGGCTTTTGGTCTAGTTCTCTTTTTTGATAATTCACGGATCATGAGATTAGAAGTCTTCAACGAAATAAGAAGCCTAATCCGAAAATGGAAGAAGTTGCGATAGCCATATGCGGTTCGTTTTATTATCTTGATTTTATTATTAGCGCCTTCGATCGGCCCGTTGGTTAGTAGGATGTAAAAGCTGGCAATGATCTCCTGGCGGTGCTTGGCAAGGGTTCGCTTAACTCGTCGCATCGCACTTGGTAAATTATTCCGCTTGATTAACTGATCTAACAAGGCCTGACTGCGGTTACTAATCGTGGCTATTAAGTCTTGATAGTATTCGTAGGCAGCCCTTAGATCTGGAGAGAAATCGAGTAGCCGTTCGACGACTTCTTGATTGGATAACCAGTGATATTGGAAGTTACGCCGAGAATAACAGTGTAGGTAATTAAGTAAGGGTCCTTGATTCCGGTCCAAAAGTTGATATCATTAGTCATGAGGAATATATCCTTTCTAAGACAACCGAGGTAGTTATGGGGATAACATAGAACGGTTGTCTTTTTTTGTTTCGCCGTTTGTAAAATTAAGTTAGAAAAATAGAAAAGCCATTTGTGGTAGACTTTTGAATACCCCTAAACAAAAGAAAGGAAACCACAAATGACTTACACCCATCTTACCACAAACGAGCTGATAATCATCGCCCATTCTTTCGTGCAAAAGCTTAAAGCGTACCGAGTGGCCCAAATGATCAACCGTTGCCAAGTTTTAGCGCGTTATAAAGAGGGGATTAAGTGTGGCTTTGAGACTAAGTTCTCAAATGGTCGAACCGAAGGGATTAATAATCGAATTAAGACTATCAAACGAGTTGCCTGTGGTTATCGTTACTTTACGGCATTTAAAACTTGGATTTATTTAATTATTGGCCACCAAATTCAAACTAACTAAAAAGAACCGTCACGAATGACAGTTCTAACTAGACCAATTTAATTGGCGATGATTCATATTTGCGTATCAACACTACTTGACGTAGAGCCAAAAAAGTCCAGCC of Limosilactobacillus reuteri subsp. reuteri contains these proteins:
- a CDS encoding ISL3 family transposase; translated protein: MSHNDSILNILGIKDKNIKIISVEEAEHNDDSVKEYITLITATLSYPINRCRNCGFPTVNKDGFRKTHVRLASLNGRRYELELRKQRYKCKSCHTTFGVITNLTKENQTLSSNLKNQIMLWARKGLSGQLIAEMCHCSPSSVRRTILERMEPHYRVAKLPKHLCFDEFRSTKSVMSFICCDAETHQIITKLQDRLSPTIIDYFESRYSKAERECVQSVVIDLNAQYQSFIYRLFPNASIIIDRFHLVQLAGRALDNCRISILKQLDKQSREYKIMKSHWKLFHKKAEDLHPEEVVFLRGVKQYMTRQNAVDLITSKFSKFAEVYQTYQDITKALNERNSELLESTILDYQKTNTEMDTAIQTLRQNRKYVLNSAKFEYSNVPLEGINRKIKTLKRTCYGFANQKFFFLRIDCIFS
- a CDS encoding cytochrome b5 domain-containing protein, with protein sequence MMADKVMTRDELAKYNGQAGQPAYVAVEGVIYDVSAKPAWQGGRHHGNLAGQDLTDVLLEKSPHGKRVLKDLPVVGRLAE
- a CDS encoding transposase encodes the protein MDRNQGPLLNYLHCYSRRNFQYHWLSNQEVVERLLDFSPDLRAAYEYYQDLIATISNRSQALLDQLIKRNNLPSAMRRVKRTLAKHRQEIIASFYILLTNGPIEGANNKIKIIKRTAYGYRNFFHFRIRLLISLKTSNLMIRELSKKRTRPKAKVA
- a CDS encoding transposase; translated protein: MTYTHLTTNELIIIAHSFVQKLKAYRVAQMINRCQVLARYKEGIKCGFETKFSNGRTEGINNRIKTIKRVACGYRYFTAFKTWIYLIIGHQIQTN